A window of the Streptomyces sp. JB150 genome harbors these coding sequences:
- a CDS encoding NUDIX hydrolase, with protein MRQKLRVAAYAICVRDGQVLLARSPAEDGTPEWVLPGGGMEHGEDPYDTVRREVLEETGYRIEVTGLLGVSSFRRPLPRRGLRRPVDHHSVRLLYAGRVTGGELTFETGGSTDMAAWHDLAAVPALVRVPLVDTGLDMWRERGGAGPDAHPRGAA; from the coding sequence ATGCGGCAGAAGCTGAGAGTGGCGGCCTACGCCATATGCGTCCGTGACGGCCAGGTCCTGCTGGCCCGCTCCCCGGCCGAGGACGGCACGCCCGAGTGGGTGCTGCCGGGCGGCGGCATGGAGCACGGTGAGGACCCGTACGACACGGTCCGCAGGGAAGTGCTGGAGGAGACCGGTTACCGCATCGAGGTGACCGGTCTCCTCGGCGTGTCCTCCTTCCGCCGCCCCCTCCCGCGCCGGGGCCTGCGCCGCCCCGTCGACCACCACTCCGTACGGCTGTTGTACGCGGGACGGGTCACCGGCGGCGAGCTGACCTTCGAGACCGGCGGCTCGACGGACATGGCCGCCTGGCACGACCTGGCTGCGGTGCCCGCACTCGTCCGGGTGCCTCTGGTGGACACCGGGCTGGACATGTGGCGCGAGCGGGGCGGCGCGGGGCCGGACGCGCACCCCCGCGGAGCTGCATGA
- a CDS encoding VOC family protein → MTLRTGHVGLNVTDIGRSLAFYRDLLGFRLLAEGKEEGRRFALLGDGEGLALALWEQAEQPFAAGRSGLHHLALEAGSMERVREYEQALRAYGVEFAYDGVVAHREGAASGGIFFHDPDGIRLEICAPNGAEGAPAPHGSTPACGFF, encoded by the coding sequence ATGACCTTGCGCACCGGCCACGTCGGCCTGAACGTCACCGACATCGGCCGCTCGCTCGCCTTCTACCGGGACCTCCTGGGCTTCCGGCTGCTGGCCGAGGGCAAGGAGGAAGGCCGGCGGTTCGCACTCCTCGGCGACGGGGAGGGGCTGGCCCTCGCCCTGTGGGAGCAGGCGGAGCAGCCGTTCGCCGCCGGCCGCTCCGGGCTGCACCACCTGGCCCTGGAGGCCGGCTCGATGGAACGGGTCAGGGAGTACGAGCAGGCGCTGCGGGCGTACGGCGTGGAGTTCGCCTACGACGGTGTGGTGGCCCACCGGGAAGGCGCCGCGTCGGGCGGCATCTTCTTCCACGACCCGGACGGCATCCGTCTGGAGATCTGCGCGCCGAACGGCGCCGAAGGCGCCCCCGCACCCCACGGCTCCACTCCGGCCTGCGGGTTCTTCTGA
- the argG gene encoding argininosuccinate synthase — translation MSKVLTSLPVGERVGIAFSGGLDTSVAVAWMRDKGAIPCTYTADIGQYDEPDIASVPGRARTYGAEVARLVDCRAALVEEGLAALTCGAFHIRSGGRAYFNTTPLGRAVTGTLLVRAMLEDDVQIWGDGSTFKGNDIERFYRYGLLANPNLRIYKPWLDADFVTELGGRKEMSEWLVAHGLPYRDSAEKAYSTDANIWGATHEAKTLEHLDTGIETVEPIMGVRFWDPEVEIATEDVTIGFEQGRPVTINGKEFASAVDLVMEANAIGGRHGLGMSDQIENRIIEAKSRGIYEAPGMALLHAAYERLVNAIHNEDTLAQYHNEGRRLGRLMYEGRWLDPQALMIRESLQRWVGAAVTGEVTLRLRRGEDYSILDTTGPAFSYHPDKLSMERTEDSAFGPVDRIGQLTMRNLDIADSRAKLEQYAGLGLIGTGSPTIGASQAAATGLIGTMPALSEGGAEAIASRGEVSEEDALLDRAAMESGTD, via the coding sequence ATGTCCAAGGTCCTCACCTCCCTCCCTGTCGGCGAGCGCGTCGGCATCGCCTTCTCCGGCGGGCTCGACACCTCGGTCGCCGTCGCCTGGATGCGCGACAAGGGCGCCATCCCGTGCACGTACACCGCCGACATCGGCCAGTACGACGAGCCCGACATCGCCTCGGTGCCCGGCCGCGCCCGGACCTACGGCGCCGAGGTCGCGCGCCTGGTCGACTGCCGCGCGGCGCTCGTCGAGGAGGGCCTGGCCGCGCTGACCTGCGGCGCGTTCCACATCCGCTCCGGCGGGCGCGCGTACTTCAACACCACGCCGCTCGGCCGCGCCGTCACCGGCACCCTGCTGGTCCGCGCCATGCTCGAGGACGACGTCCAGATCTGGGGCGACGGCTCCACCTTCAAGGGCAACGACATCGAGCGGTTCTACCGCTACGGCCTGCTCGCCAACCCGAACCTGCGGATCTACAAGCCCTGGCTCGACGCGGACTTCGTCACCGAGCTGGGCGGCCGCAAGGAGATGTCCGAGTGGCTGGTCGCCCACGGCCTGCCCTACCGGGACTCCGCGGAGAAGGCGTACTCCACCGACGCCAACATCTGGGGCGCCACCCACGAGGCCAAGACCCTGGAGCACCTGGACACCGGCATCGAGACCGTCGAGCCCATCATGGGCGTGCGGTTCTGGGACCCCGAGGTCGAGATCGCCACCGAGGACGTGACGATCGGCTTCGAGCAGGGCCGCCCGGTCACGATCAACGGCAAGGAGTTCGCCTCCGCCGTCGACCTGGTGATGGAGGCCAACGCCATCGGCGGCCGCCACGGCCTCGGCATGTCCGACCAGATCGAGAACCGCATCATCGAGGCCAAGAGCCGCGGCATCTACGAGGCACCGGGCATGGCCCTGCTGCACGCGGCCTACGAGCGCCTGGTGAACGCGATCCACAACGAGGACACCCTCGCCCAGTACCACAACGAGGGCCGCCGCCTCGGCCGGCTGATGTACGAGGGCCGCTGGCTGGACCCGCAGGCGCTGATGATCCGCGAGTCGCTCCAGCGCTGGGTCGGCGCGGCCGTCACCGGTGAGGTCACCCTCCGGTTGCGGCGCGGCGAGGACTACTCGATCCTCGACACCACGGGCCCGGCGTTCAGCTACCACCCGGACAAGCTGTCCATGGAGCGCACCGAGGACTCCGCGTTCGGCCCGGTGGACCGGATCGGCCAGCTCACCATGCGCAACCTCGACATCGCCGACTCCCGCGCCAAGCTGGAGCAGTACGCGGGCCTCGGCCTGATCGGCACCGGCAGCCCCACCATCGGCGCCTCCCAGGCCGCCGCCACCGGGCTGATCGGCACCATGCCCGCGCTGTCCGAGGGCGGCGCCGAGGCCATCGCCTCCCGCGGCGAGGTCTCCGAGGAGGACGCGCTGCTGGACCGCGCC
- a CDS encoding S8 family serine peptidase: MTHTPQSDPIPGARRVARIAVAAGLVAALSAAGPIPLAFAADPAAPAAAADPDVKSAHDKLGSDDADLLAEAKADGDKSVTMMVATAPGQTEQVAKQLDSVDGGLVGRTYDKLGYVRATVPTGKADAAIAAAVKLSSVQAIDLREEIPLEDPSPNARGAKGTSATGSYPAPGKDTPAENPYNPSFETGAVEFVEDHPKADGRGVTIGILDSGVDLGHPALQKTTTGERKIVDWVTATDPVADGDNTWRRMTTSVAGPAFSITTSALGTETFKAPEGAYRFNYFSESATTGGDMAGDLNRDGDTTDVWGVLYDAAAGTVRVDLNDDLDFTDDEAMKPYKDGFQVGYFGTDNPATEIAERIPFVVEIRKDVVYNASGAKADYVSIGVIEGSHGTHVAGITAANGLFGGEMNGAAPGAKLVSSRACTWSGGCTNVALTEGMIDLVVNRGVDIVNMSIGGLPALNDGNNARSALYTRLIDEYGVQLVISAGNSGPGTNTIGDPALSDKVISVGATISRETWAANYGSAVRKDYAMMPFSSRGPREDGGFTPTLSAPGAAINTTQTWSPGGPVAEAGYSLPPGYSMLQGTSMASPQATGAAALLLSAAKRKGIELPPAKLRTALTSTADHIPGTQAHEEGAGLINVVDAWDSVLDGAKAHEYTVKAPVDTAIDQFLKTPGFGTGLYDREGGLKAGQKKTYEITLTRTSGADRAVRHELHLENNAGGTFRIVGSDEVNLPLNQPVTVKVQAAPKSPGIKSAILEVDDPRTEGIDKQVLHTVVVAAPLTYTYTASGSVQRNSHKSYFVTVPEGATSLEVALGGLKDKSQTRFIAIHPYGVPSDPTSTVNCYANYTNPANTCRPDVRSYPNPQPGVWEIEVESRRTSPLLDNPYKLDVTVLGAAFDPQTVTVPEAKVGTPAAAAWKVTNKYAALEGKLVGGPLGSSKTARPTIANGVTQTTTVQVPEGAQSLDVTIGNVSDAAADLDLVVKNAAGTQVGSSADGDSEESVSVAKPAAGTYTVEVIGYSVPAGSTAYDYLDVFFSSALGSVTVDDSAPVKLGTGASATVSGSVTAAAAAPEGREFFGQVQLVNARGTVAGVGSVKIEKVTP, encoded by the coding sequence ATGACCCACACCCCCCAGAGCGATCCGATACCGGGCGCCAGACGCGTGGCCCGTATCGCCGTGGCCGCCGGTCTGGTGGCCGCGCTCTCCGCGGCCGGGCCGATACCCCTGGCCTTCGCCGCGGACCCGGCCGCGCCGGCCGCGGCGGCCGACCCGGACGTCAAGTCCGCCCACGACAAGCTCGGCTCCGACGACGCCGACCTGCTCGCCGAGGCCAAGGCCGACGGCGACAAGAGCGTGACCATGATGGTCGCCACCGCGCCCGGACAGACCGAGCAGGTCGCGAAGCAGCTGGACTCCGTCGACGGCGGTCTCGTGGGCCGTACGTACGACAAGCTCGGCTACGTCCGGGCGACCGTCCCCACCGGCAAGGCCGACGCGGCGATCGCCGCCGCGGTGAAGCTGTCCTCCGTGCAGGCCATCGACCTGCGCGAGGAGATCCCGCTGGAGGACCCGTCGCCGAACGCGCGCGGCGCGAAGGGCACGAGCGCCACCGGGAGCTACCCGGCCCCCGGCAAGGACACGCCCGCCGAGAACCCGTACAACCCGTCCTTCGAGACGGGCGCCGTCGAGTTCGTCGAGGACCACCCGAAGGCGGACGGGCGCGGCGTCACCATCGGCATCCTGGACTCCGGCGTCGACCTCGGTCACCCGGCGCTGCAGAAGACCACGACCGGCGAGCGCAAGATCGTCGACTGGGTGACGGCGACCGACCCGGTCGCCGACGGGGACAACACCTGGCGCCGGATGACCACCTCGGTGGCCGGTCCCGCCTTCTCCATCACCACCTCCGCCCTCGGCACGGAGACCTTCAAGGCCCCCGAGGGCGCCTACCGGTTCAACTACTTCTCCGAGTCCGCCACCACGGGTGGCGACATGGCCGGCGACCTGAACCGCGACGGCGACACCACGGACGTCTGGGGCGTGCTCTACGACGCCGCCGCCGGCACCGTCCGCGTCGACCTGAACGACGACCTCGACTTCACCGACGACGAGGCGATGAAGCCGTACAAGGACGGCTTCCAGGTCGGCTACTTCGGCACCGACAACCCGGCGACCGAGATCGCCGAGCGCATCCCGTTCGTCGTCGAGATCCGCAAGGACGTCGTCTACAACGCCTCCGGCGCCAAGGCCGACTACGTCAGCATCGGTGTCATCGAGGGCTCGCACGGCACCCACGTGGCCGGCATCACCGCCGCCAACGGCCTGTTCGGCGGCGAGATGAACGGCGCGGCGCCCGGCGCCAAGCTGGTCTCCTCGCGCGCCTGCACCTGGAGCGGCGGCTGCACCAACGTGGCGCTCACCGAGGGCATGATCGACCTCGTCGTCAACCGCGGCGTCGACATCGTCAACATGTCGATCGGCGGCCTGCCGGCGCTGAACGACGGCAACAACGCCCGCTCGGCGCTCTACACCCGCCTGATCGACGAGTACGGCGTCCAGCTGGTGATCTCCGCGGGCAACTCCGGCCCCGGCACCAACACCATCGGCGACCCCGCCCTCTCCGACAAGGTCATCTCGGTCGGCGCGACCATCTCCAGGGAGACCTGGGCCGCCAACTACGGCTCCGCGGTGAGGAAGGACTACGCGATGATGCCGTTCTCCTCGCGCGGTCCGCGTGAGGACGGCGGCTTCACGCCGACCCTGTCCGCGCCCGGCGCGGCGATCAACACCACGCAGACCTGGTCGCCCGGCGGCCCGGTCGCCGAGGCCGGCTACAGCCTGCCGCCCGGCTACTCCATGCTCCAGGGCACCTCGATGGCCTCCCCGCAGGCCACCGGCGCCGCCGCGCTGCTGCTGTCCGCCGCCAAGCGCAAGGGCATCGAGCTGCCGCCGGCGAAGCTGCGCACGGCGCTCACCTCGACCGCCGACCACATCCCGGGCACCCAGGCCCACGAGGAGGGCGCGGGCCTGATCAACGTCGTCGACGCCTGGGACTCCGTCCTGGACGGCGCGAAGGCCCACGAGTACACCGTCAAGGCGCCGGTCGACACCGCGATCGACCAGTTCTTGAAGACGCCGGGCTTCGGCACCGGCCTCTACGACCGCGAGGGCGGTCTGAAGGCCGGCCAGAAGAAGACGTACGAGATCACCCTGACCCGCACCTCCGGTGCCGACCGCGCCGTCCGGCACGAGCTGCACCTGGAGAACAACGCGGGCGGCACCTTCCGCATCGTCGGCTCCGACGAGGTGAACCTGCCGCTCAACCAGCCGGTCACCGTCAAGGTGCAGGCCGCGCCGAAGTCCCCCGGCATCAAGAGCGCGATCCTCGAGGTCGACGACCCGCGCACCGAGGGCATCGACAAGCAGGTCCTCCACACGGTCGTGGTCGCCGCGCCGCTGACGTACACCTACACGGCGTCCGGCTCGGTGCAGCGCAACAGCCACAAGTCGTACTTCGTGACCGTGCCCGAGGGCGCGACGTCGCTGGAGGTCGCGCTGGGCGGGCTGAAGGACAAGAGCCAGACCCGGTTCATCGCCATCCACCCGTACGGCGTCCCGTCCGACCCGACGTCGACGGTCAACTGCTACGCGAACTACACCAACCCGGCCAACACCTGCCGCCCGGACGTGCGGTCGTACCCGAACCCGCAGCCGGGTGTCTGGGAGATCGAGGTCGAGTCGCGCCGTACGTCGCCGCTGCTCGACAACCCGTACAAGCTGGACGTCACCGTGCTCGGCGCGGCCTTCGACCCGCAGACCGTCACCGTGCCCGAGGCCAAGGTCGGCACCCCGGCCGCCGCCGCCTGGAAGGTGACCAACAAGTACGCCGCCCTGGAGGGCAAGCTGGTCGGCGGCCCGCTGGGCTCCTCCAAGACGGCCCGCCCGACCATCGCCAACGGGGTCACCCAGACCACCACGGTCCAGGTGCCCGAGGGCGCGCAGTCGCTGGACGTCACCATCGGCAACGTCTCCGACGCCGCCGCGGACCTCGACCTGGTCGTGAAGAACGCGGCCGGCACCCAGGTCGGCAGCTCCGCCGACGGTGACTCGGAGGAGTCGGTGTCCGTGGCCAAGCCGGCCGCCGGCACGTACACCGTCGAGGTCATCGGCTACTCGGTGCCCGCCGGTTCCACCGCCTACGACTACCTGGACGTGTTCTTCTCCAGCGCGCTCGGCTCCGTCACGGTCGACGACTCCGCGCCGGTGAAGCTCGGCACGGGTGCCTCGGCGACGGTCTCCGGCAGCGTCACCGCCGCCGCGGCCGCGCCCGAGGGCCGCGAGTTCTTCGGCCAGGTCCAGCTGGTCAACGCGCGCGGCACGGTCGCGGGCGTGGGCAGCGTGAAGATCGAGAAGGTCACGCCGTAA
- a CDS encoding CGNR zinc finger domain-containing protein → MPTARDPRPLTGEPLALDLLNTRWVQDGTPRDLLDGTEGLAVWLAANGLDGRFTADADTLRHTLRARDALLAAVDGSLAAGAAAVDAVLAHGRIRATLTEAGPGEEAEFADASWGPGWLAARDYLTLLATAPDRVRRCAHEACVLHFLDTSRNGTRRWCSMAVCGNRAKASRHYARTKDA, encoded by the coding sequence ATGCCCACCGCCCGCGATCCCCGCCCGCTGACCGGCGAGCCGCTCGCCCTCGACCTGCTCAACACCCGCTGGGTCCAGGACGGCACCCCGCGCGACCTGCTCGACGGCACGGAAGGACTGGCGGTCTGGCTCGCGGCCAACGGGCTCGACGGGCGGTTCACCGCCGACGCGGACACCCTGCGCCACACCCTGCGGGCACGCGACGCCCTGCTGGCGGCGGTGGACGGCTCGCTCGCGGCCGGCGCCGCGGCCGTGGACGCGGTCCTCGCGCACGGGCGGATCCGGGCCACCCTCACCGAGGCGGGACCGGGCGAGGAGGCCGAGTTCGCGGACGCCTCCTGGGGGCCGGGCTGGCTCGCCGCCCGCGACTACCTCACGCTGCTCGCCACCGCGCCGGACCGCGTCCGCCGCTGCGCCCACGAGGCCTGCGTGCTGCACTTCCTCGACACGTCACGCAACGGCACGCGCCGCTGGTGCTCGATGGCCGTGTGCGGAAACCGCGCCAAGGCGTCCCGGCACTACGCCCGGACGAAGGACGCCTGA
- a CDS encoding pyridoxamine 5'-phosphate oxidase family protein gives MPGVYHAGSLAVQERVGVRDLADHVGRSIGPGIKPVAAAFLELQPLLVVGAADPAGGGVWASPLAGAPGFVRATGPHEISVAARPAPADPLAAALAVPGTPVGTLALDPRARRRMRLNGVAEPTGRGLAVAARQVFSNCPKYLQKRSSYEVVADRVPRPPRRGAALTARQAAFVAAADTAFVATVHPGGADASHRGGHPGFLRVDSPRELSWRDYAGNAMFLTLGNLAADPRAGLLILDWTTGTTLQLTGEARTDFEPDGARVVRFRIADVVETPAALPLRWSAPEYSPANPLPAR, from the coding sequence ATGCCCGGCGTCTATCACGCGGGCTCGCTCGCCGTGCAGGAACGGGTCGGCGTGCGGGACCTCGCCGACCACGTCGGCCGCTCCATCGGCCCCGGCATCAAGCCGGTGGCGGCGGCCTTCCTGGAGCTCCAGCCGCTGCTGGTGGTCGGCGCGGCCGACCCGGCGGGCGGCGGCGTGTGGGCCTCGCCCCTCGCCGGCGCCCCCGGCTTCGTCCGCGCCACCGGCCCGCACGAAATCTCCGTCGCGGCCCGGCCGGCCCCGGCCGACCCGCTGGCGGCGGCCCTCGCGGTCCCCGGCACCCCCGTCGGCACCCTCGCCCTCGATCCGCGCGCCCGCCGCCGGATGCGCCTGAACGGCGTGGCCGAGCCGACCGGGCGGGGGCTCGCGGTGGCGGCGCGGCAGGTGTTCTCGAACTGTCCGAAGTACCTCCAGAAGCGGTCCTCGTACGAGGTGGTGGCGGACCGCGTGCCGCGGCCGCCGCGCCGGGGGGCCGCGCTCACCGCTCGGCAGGCGGCGTTCGTCGCGGCGGCCGACACCGCGTTCGTGGCCACCGTGCACCCGGGCGGCGCCGACGCCAGCCACCGCGGCGGGCACCCCGGCTTCCTCCGGGTCGACTCGCCGCGCGAACTGAGCTGGCGCGACTACGCGGGCAACGCCATGTTCCTCACCCTCGGCAACCTGGCCGCCGACCCGCGCGCGGGCCTGCTGATCCTGGACTGGACGACGGGCACGACGCTCCAGCTGACCGGCGAGGCGCGCACGGACTTCGAGCCGGACGGCGCCCGCGTCGTGCGCTTTCGGATCGCGGACGTCGTCGAGACCCCCGCCGCGCTTCCGCTGCGCTGGTCCGCGCCCGAGTACTCCCCGGCCAATCCGCTGCCCGCGCGCTAA